The genomic region GGCATGGAAAACTTACATTCAGTATGGTCcatattttgataaatcagTTTTTTTAAGGTGCACAAATTATTGATTTGATATTGCTGGTCATTGATGCTCAGAAGGGAATACAAACACAAACGGCGGAGTGCATAGTTATTGGCGAGTTACTGCAACGAAAATTGATCATGGTTGTAAACAAAATAGACTTATTGGAGGAAACAACACGCGTTGTACAGTTGCAAAAACTAAATACGAAACTGCGAAAAACGTTGGAACAGACTACATTCGATACTGAAAGCAGCATTTTCAATGTTTCGGCAGTGCAGAAAATCAATATCGAGGTAATAATCAAATACACTTTTAATATTCGCATTACTAAGTATTGTTATGTTCTTATAGGCTCTTTTGGAAGGAATATTGTCACAAATAGAGTACCCTAATCGGAACATAGAAAGACCTTTGGTTATGTATACTGATCACTGTTTCTCTATAAAGGGCCAAGGCACTATTTGTACCGGCACTATAGTGCAAGGTAGTATTGCCGTAAACGATCTAGTCGAAATACCAGTAATTAAGGAGCAGCGCAAAGTGAAATCAATTCAAATGTTTCATCGACCAGTACAATCGGCAGCAATGGGCGATCGGGTAGGAATTTGTGTGCcacaatttaatgcaaaaatgttGGAACGTGGCATACTAACAAAGCCAGgatatttgcataatatttatgCAGCATGCATACGAGTGCATCGAATAAGATTCTACAAATTTGCAATACGTTCTAAAAGCAAATTGCACATAACAATTGGACACGACACAGTGATGGcaaatattactttatttagAAGTGTGATTGATacaacaaatgaaaatttcgaaataaataacGAATACGAATTCGTTGAAGAGCTCGAACCAGCAACAAGTCCACAACCGGAAGATTTGATATTTGCTTTATTGGAATTTCAAACACCCATACTGGCGGACACAAACGCTACATTAATTGCGGCAAAGTTGGACTTGGATGTACAAAGTAATTGCTGTCGTTTGGCCTTTTGGGGACGTATGCAATGGTACACGCATGCCAACAACTACAGTGTGGATGTGCTGCCAAAATTCAAAGTgtttaaacataaattaaagCAGGGCTTTATACAACGACTTGTAAATGAGAATGaagcaattgttgaaaatttgttctCTAAACAAGGTAATCGTGAAATCTATCTAGGCAAGAAAGTAGAACTGTCCACAGGGGAAATAGGTGTTATCGAAAGTACTTTTGGTCAAAAGTCG from Bactrocera tryoni isolate S06 chromosome 3, CSIRO_BtryS06_freeze2, whole genome shotgun sequence harbors:
- the LOC120772166 gene encoding selenocysteine-specific elongation factor translates to MIININVGLLGHVDSGKTTLARALSTIASTAAFDKNPQSQERGITLDLGFSAVVVEAPARWKSVSPDVDKVQFTFVDCPGHASLIRTIIGGAQIIDLILLVIDAQKGIQTQTAECIVIGELLQRKLIMVVNKIDLLEETTRVVQLQKLNTKLRKTLEQTTFDTESSIFNVSAVQKINIEALLEGILSQIEYPNRNIERPLVMYTDHCFSIKGQGTICTGTIVQGSIAVNDLVEIPVIKEQRKVKSIQMFHRPVQSAAMGDRVGICVPQFNAKMLERGILTKPGYLHNIYAACIRVHRIRFYKFAIRSKSKLHITIGHDTVMANITLFRSVIDTTNENFEINNEYEFVEELEPATSPQPEDLIFALLEFQTPILADTNATLIAAKLDLDVQSNCCRLAFWGRMQWYTHANNYSVDVLPKFKVFKHKLKQGFIQRLVNENEAIVENLFSKQGNREIYLGKKVELSTGEIGVIESTFGQKSKVKVHFIHGFKTDTLNELKGGRLSSVKAMLKYKKYIFNKQLSLVQ